In Catharus ustulatus isolate bCatUst1 chromosome 27, bCatUst1.pri.v2, whole genome shotgun sequence, the following are encoded in one genomic region:
- the ADAM28 gene encoding disintegrin and metalloproteinase domain-containing protein 28 translates to MEFPGAEQYEIVYPHKLHAVHRRSAGASSESKYEDSVRYGIKANGEEVVLQLQKNRDLLAGDYSETLYSADGRQITTTPHVQDHCYYGGHVEGDADSVASISTCAGLSGYFESRGQKFLIEPLGASDREEHAVYKFEALKEEPIYTCGLVNNSWEQDSSDPTKDIFKSSNSPEMKAYLKAKKYLELYIVADNALYKKYDEDVRKIRQRIFGIVNYINTVYKSIHTHVALVGLEVWTDGDKRPVSRSAGFTLDTFSKWRRDELLKRKRNDNAQLITGLDFEGTTIGLAYLKSICSDSYSAGIIQDHNRNEIAVAATMAHEMGHNLGMSHDTEACSCSDHVCIMTDTVSAKIPKEFSSCSLQSFEKFMLADMPRCLTNIPELSSIVAPPSCGNGFLEKGEECDCGTPEECTNECCDPESCKLSSGAACAHGECCENCQYKKSGSLCRAVKHECDLAEMCTGSSSSCPEDRFRVNGHPCSFGEGYCYMGTCPTRDSQCKAAFGPQATEGPASCYHTNERGTYYGYCRKEQGTHLPCKKKDRMCGKLYCSGGWEMPRDGNLLSFSSCKGSFPRAGEQDTGMILDGTKCGNGMVCSHGECIQVEEVFRSTNCSAKCSGHAVCDHKLQCQCEEGWAPPNCDSSSALTGIAVAAGVLAVLVVTAVAAVLLTRFRGFHKSPQTRRGPGATNQVFVDQEQSCREQPVLVPPAQKVIDKKVLPVPPPQENKPQRHSPALRPKGPPPPVPVTKPDSLHPQEKFAPERRAPPVPVPKGKPPPPPQALKPPMNPRV, encoded by the exons ATGGAG ttccctggagctgagcagtaTGAAATCGTTTATCCGCACAAACTGCACGCAGTGCACAGGAGAAGCGCGGGAGCAAGCTCGGAG AGCAAATACGAGGACTCAGTGAGGTACGGGATCAAAGCCAACGGAGAGGaagtggtgctgcagctccagaaaaaTCG GGATCTCCTTGCTGGGGATTATTCTGAAACTCTTTATTCTGCTGATGGCCGACAAATAACAACAACTCCTCATGTCCAG GATCATTGTTACTATGGAGGCCACGTGGAGGGAGATGCTGATTCTGTGGCGAGCATCAGCACCTGTGCAGGGCTCAG TGGTTACTTTGAGAGCCGTGGGCAGAAGTTCCTGATTGAGCCCCTGGGAGCCTCGGACAGGGAGGAACACGCGGTTTACAAATTCGAGGCTCTGAAAGAAGAGCCCATCTACACCTGTGGGCTGGTCAACAACTCCTGGGAGCAGGACTCCAGCGACCCCACCAAGGACATCTTCAAATCCAGCAACAGCCCTGAG ATGAAAGCTTACCTGAAAGCAAAGAAGTACCTGGAGCTCTACATCGTTGCAGACAACGCTTTG TACAAGAAATACGATGAAGATGTTAGAAAAATAAGACAAAGGATATTTGGAATAGTCAACTACATCAACACG gtCTATAAATCCATCCACACCCACGTGGCTCTGGTGGGCCTGGAGGTGTGGACAGATGGGGACAAGAGGCCGGTGAGCAGGAGCGCGGGGTTCACCCTGGACACCTTCTCCAAGTGGCGCCGGGACGAGCTGCTCAAGAGGAAAAGGAACGACAACGCTCAGCTCATCAC AGGCCTGGACTTCGAGGGAACCACAATTGGACTGGCCTATCTCAAATCCATATGCAGTGATTCATACTCTGCAGGTATTATTCAG GACCACAACAGGAACGAGATTGCAGTGGCAGCCACCATGGCCCACGAGATGGGGCACAACCTGGGCATGAGCCACGACACCGAGGCCTGCTCGTGCAGCGACCACGTTTGCATCATGACAGACACTgtcag CGCCAAGATTCCCAAGGAattcagctcctgcagcctgcagagcttTGAGAAGTTCATGCTGGCTGACATGCCCAGGTGCCTGACCaacatcccagagctgagcagcatcGTTGCCCCTCCATCCTGTGGGAATGGATtcctggagaagggagaggaatGTGATTGTGGCACTCCTGAG GAGTGCACGAACGAGTGCTGTGACCCTGAGAGCTGCAAgctgagctcaggagctgcctgtgcacaTGGGGAGTGCTGTGAGAACTGCCAG TACAAGAAGTCGGGCTCGCTGTGCCGGGCGGTGAAACACGAGTGTGACCTGGCTGAGATGTGCACAGggagctcctccagctgccctgAGGATCGATTCCGGGTCAATGGGCACCCCTGCAGCTTTGGGGAGGGCTATTGCTACATGGGCACCTGTCCCACCCGTGACAGCCAGTGCAAAGCTGCCTTCGGGCCAC AGGCCACAGAGGGCCCAGCCTCCTGCTACCACACGAATGAGAGGGGGACTTATTATGGATactgcaggaaggagcagggcactCACCTCCCGTGCAAGAAAAA AGACAGAATGTGTGGGAAGCTGTACTGCTCTGGAGGTTGGGAGATGCCTCGGGATGGGAACCTGCTGTCCTTCAGCTCCTGCAAGGGGAGTTTCCCCcgtgcaggagagcaggacacagggatgatCCTGGATGGAACCAAGTGTGGCAATGGCATG GTGTGCAGCCATGGGGAGTGTATCCAGGTTGAGGAGGTCTTCAGATCCACCAACTGCTCTGCCAAGTGCTCTGGCCACGCT gtgtgtgacCACaagctgcagtgccagtgtgAGGAGGGGTGGGCACCCCCAAACTGCGACAGCTCCTCAGCCCTCACTG gcattgctgtggctgctggggtgcTGGCTGTCCTGGTTGTCACTGCAGTTGCAGCCGTGCTGCTCACCCGCTTCCGAGGCTTCCACAAGAG CCCCCAGACCAGGAGGGGACCCGGAGCCACCAACCAGGTCTTTGTGgatcaggagcagagctgcagggagcagcctgtgctggtgccacctgCCCAGaag GTGATTGATAAGAAAGTTCTTCCCGTGCCTCCGCCCCAGGAGAACAAACCCCAGCGGCACAGT cctgcCCTGAGGCCCAAAGGTCCCCCACCTCCCGTTCCTGTCACCAAACCTGACTCTTTGCACCCTCAGGAGAAGTTT GCTCCAGAGAGAAGAGCTCCTCCCGTGCCCGTTCCCAAAGGCAAACCCCCGCCTCCCCCGCAG gctCTGAAGCCCCCGATGAACCCCAGAGTCTGA